The genomic segment GCATCTGACCGACGGAGCAGGATGGCGGCTGGAAATCAAAAAATATCCAGAGCTAACGCAGAGAGCCGCCTGGCGCACCCATACCCATTGGAAAGACTGGTGGAATAATGGACGCCGCTACGTCGACAAAGGAAGTCCGAATGCCAGCGGGGGGTATTATACACAGGAGGAAGCACGTGAACTGGTCGAATATGCTGCCCGCAAAGGCATCAATGTCATTCCCGAAATAGAAATGCCGGGACATTCGGAAGAAGTGCTGGCCGTCTATCCCGAGCTTTCCTGCTCCGGAACACCATACAACCAAAGCGAATTCTGTATTGGAAATGAAAAGACTTTTGAATTCCTTAAAAATGTGCTGGATGAAGTGCTAACGATATTTCCGTCCCAATATATTCACATCGGTGGTGATGAAGCAGACAAAAAACACTGGAAAACCTGCCCTAAAGATCAAGCGCTTATGCAAAAAGAAGGTTTAAAATCGGTAGATGAGCTGCAGAGCTATGCTATTAAACAGATGGATCTGTATCTGCAATCAAAAGGCAGAAAACTTATAGGCTGGGATGAAATATTAGAAGGCGGACTGACCGAAGGCGCAACCGTCATGAGCTGGCGAGGAGAAGAGGGAGGCATCAAAGCAGCAAATGCTGGTCACGATGTCATTATGACTCCGGGCTCCCATCTTTATTTTGACTCCTATCAGACCGATCCAAGGACGCAGCCAGAAGCCATCGGAGGATATCTGACGCTAGACAAGGTGTATGCTTATGATCCAGTTCCCCAAGCCATACAGGGCGATAAGGTCAAGCATATTCTCGGTGCGCAAGCAAATATCTGGACAGAATATGTTCCCACGACAGAGCATGTTGAATATATGGTCTTTCCTCGCGCTTTGGCACTGTCCGAGGTAAACTGGACAAGTAAAAACGCAAAGAGCTGGGCTGATTTTCAGCGAAGGCTTCAGTCTCATTACAAGCTGATGCAGGAGCTAAACCTGAATTATTACCGTCCTTCGTATAATGTAGCCTACAGCGCATCATACAACGCCAACAAGAATAACAGCAGAGTGACGCTGACGACCGAACAGTTAAAGACCGACCAGATCCGATATACGATCGATGGAAGTGAGCCAACGATCCTGTCAACGCCCTATACCGGTCCATTTGAACTTAGTGCAACGGGACACATCAATGCCGCCTACTTTCAAGACTCCGTTAAAATAGGCCCTACCTTGTCTTTTGATGTGGATATTCACCGTGCTATCGGTAAGAAAGTAATTTATAATTCCCCATGGTCGGGTTACCCTGCCCAAGAGGATTCGACACTTACCAATGGTATAAAGGGCGGGCTTTCGTATCATGACGGCCAATGGCAGGGTTTCACAAGTCCGGTGGATGTGGTCGTGGATATGGAAAGAAGGGAAGAAATCCATCAGGTCGCCATG from the Sphingobacterium thalpophilum genome contains:
- a CDS encoding glycoside hydrolase family 20 protein, yielding MRLSRSLFMALLGAACFLGAQAQTNFDIIPKPSKISLTAGVYTIPAHLSMIVSEDFQTAAQLLSEHPAIQSLSLETLKKNKKVPKEGFRIVKAVDADNLNKNAYSIQIDEKGLLLKAWDTPQVINGIYTLVQLGYLQSDPSQIAFATIVDEPRFSYRGLHLDVSRHFMPLSFVKKYIDVMAIYKFNNFHWHLTDGAGWRLEIKKYPELTQRAAWRTHTHWKDWWNNGRRYVDKGSPNASGGYYTQEEARELVEYAARKGINVIPEIEMPGHSEEVLAVYPELSCSGTPYNQSEFCIGNEKTFEFLKNVLDEVLTIFPSQYIHIGGDEADKKHWKTCPKDQALMQKEGLKSVDELQSYAIKQMDLYLQSKGRKLIGWDEILEGGLTEGATVMSWRGEEGGIKAANAGHDVIMTPGSHLYFDSYQTDPRTQPEAIGGYLTLDKVYAYDPVPQAIQGDKVKHILGAQANIWTEYVPTTEHVEYMVFPRALALSEVNWTSKNAKSWADFQRRLQSHYKLMQELNLNYYRPSYNVAYSASYNANKNNSRVTLTTEQLKTDQIRYTIDGSEPTILSTPYTGPFELSATGHINAAYFQDSVKIGPTLSFDVDIHRAIGKKVIYNSPWSGYPAQEDSTLTNGIKGGLSYHDGQWQGFTSPVDVVVDMERREEIHQVAMTFMQMIGPGVYMPGEMEVLLSDNGRTFRKVGTVHNDIPDNDPKLTFKRFELKLDKPQQARYIKIKATNPKKGYLFTDEIIIY